The Primulina eburnea isolate SZY01 chromosome 8, ASM2296580v1, whole genome shotgun sequence genome contains a region encoding:
- the LOC140838233 gene encoding nicotinate phosphoribosyltransferase 2-like isoform X2 yields MAGEANGVGEEERQSGSIDGPTNPMVTPLLTDLYQFTMAYAYWKGGKHNERAVFDLYFRRNPFGGEYTVFAGLEECIKLIANFKFTEDEIAFVQSSLPPTCEVGFYDYLRRLDCSDVEIYAFSEGCVVFPRMPLMRVEGPVAVVQLLETPLLNLVNYASLVATNAARHRFVAGKSKLLLEFGLRRSQGPDGGIGASKYCYMGGFDATSNVAAGKLFGIPLRGTHSHAFVSSFLSFDEITKKSLHSSDGSNVCDDFVSLVHSWLRKLKFSDLLDSIFGETNQSELAAFISYALAFPTNFLALVDTYDVMRSGIPNFCAVALALDELGYKAIGIRLDSGDLAYQSCEARNFFRVIEKEFGVWDFGKMSITASNDLNEETLDALNKQGHEVDAFGIGTHLVTCYAQPALGVVFKLVEINNQPRIKLSEDVSKVSIPCKKRCYRLYGKEGYPLVDIMTGENEPPPKVGERILCRHPFNESKRAYVVPQHVEELMKCFWPGKDREELPPIKSIRERCIKQLDQMRPDHMRRLNPTPYKVSVSAKLYDFIHFLWLNEAPVGELQ; encoded by the exons ATGGCGGGGGAGGCGAATGGCGTCGGGGAAGAGGAGAGACAGTCCGGAAGCATCGACGGGCCTACCAATCCCATGGTGACGCCGCTACTGACGGATCTTTATCAGTTTACGATGGCCTATGCGTATTGGAAAGGAGGCAAGCACAACGAACGGGCAGT GTTTGACTTGTATTTTCGGAGGAACCCTTTTGGTGGTGAATATACAGTTTTTGCTGGTCTAGAAGAGTGCATAAAGCTAATTGCTAATTTTAAATTTACGGAAGATGAGATTGCCTTTGTCCAATCATCTTTGCCCCCAACATGTGAG GTTGGCTTCTATGACTATCTGAGGAGACTAGATTGTTCAGATGTGGAGATATATGCTTTTTCTGAAGGTTGTGTTGTGTTTCCAAGGATGCCATTGATGAGAGTTGAAGGACCAGTAGCA GTGGTTCAACTGCTTGAAACCCCACTTTTAAACCTAGTAAATTATGCATCTTTAGTAGCTACAAATGCTGCAAGGCATCGCTTTGTTGCTGGAAAGTCCAAACTACTTCTTGAATTTGGTCTGCGACGATCACAG GGACCTGATGGCGGTATAGGTGCCTCAAAGTACTGTTACATGGGTGGATTTGATGCGACAAG CAATGTTGCTGCTGGGAAATTATTTGGAATACCACTTCGTGGAACACATTCCCATGCATTTGTCAGCTCTTTTCTG AGCTTTGATGAGATCACCAAGAAGTCACTTCATAGTTCTGATGGCTCAAATGTTTGTGACGATTTTGTTAGTTTGGTGCACTCTTGGTTAAGAAAATTGAAG TTTTCAGATTTATTGGACAGTATTTTTGGCGAAACAAATCAAAGTGAGCTGGCTGCTTTCATCTCGTATGCTCTTGCCTTTCCAACAAACTTTTTGGCCCTTGTCGACACGTATGAC GTAATGAGAAGTGGTATTCCTAATTTTTGTGCAGTGGCTCTAGCTCTAGACGAATTGGG GTATAAAGCAATAGGAATCAGACTTGACTCCGGTGATCTTGCCTACCAGTCATGTGAGGCCCGAAATTTTTTTCGGGTGATTGAGAAGGAATTTGGAGTTTGGGATTTCGGAAAGATGAGCATCACTGCTAGCAATGACCTCAATGAAGAAACTTTAGATGCTTTAAACAAACAG GGTCATGAAGTTGATGCGTTTGGAATTGGGACTCATTTGGTCACGTGTTATGCTCAACCTGCCTTAGGTGTTGTTTTCAAACTGGTTGAAATAAACAACCAGCCCCGTATAAAACTTTCTGAAGATGTCTCAAAG GTCTCCATTCCATGCAAAAAAAGATGTTACAGATTATATGGGAAGGAAGGGTACCCTCTTGTGGATATTATGACCGGGGAAAATGAACCACCTCCCAAG GTAGGTGAAAGAATTTTGTGTCGCCATCCATTCAATGAATCCAAGAGAGCATATGTGGTGCCACAGCATGTTGAGGAGCTTATGAAATGTTTTTGGCCCG GAAAAGATAGAGAAGAGTTACCGCCCATAAAATCTATCAGAGAACGATGCATTAAACAACTGGATCAGATGCGACCCGACCACATGAGAAGGTTGAACCCAACACCTTACAAG GTTAGTGTAAGTGCaaaattatatgatttcatTCATTTCTTGTGGCTCAATGAAGCACCAGTCGGAGAGCTGCAGTGA
- the LOC140838233 gene encoding nicotinate phosphoribosyltransferase 2-like isoform X1, whose protein sequence is MAGEANGVGEEERQSGSIDGPTNPMVTPLLTDLYQFTMAYAYWKGGKHNERAVFDLYFRRNPFGGEYTVFAGLEECIKLIANFKFTEDEIAFVQSSLPPTCEVGFYDYLRRLDCSDVEIYAFSEGCVVFPRMPLMRVEGPVAVVQLLETPLLNLVNYASLVATNAARHRFVAGKSKLLLEFGLRRSQGPDGGIGASKYCYMGGFDATSNVAAGKLFGIPLRGTHSHAFVSSFLSFDEITKKSLHSSDGSNVCDDFVSLVHSWLRKLKFSDLLDSIFGETNQSELAAFISYALAFPTNFLALVDTYDVMRSGIPNFCAVALALDELGYKAIGIRLDSGDLAYQSCEARNFFRVIEKEFGVWDFGKMSITASNDLNEETLDALNKQGHEVDAFGIGTHLVTCYAQPALGVVFKLVEINNQPRIKLSEDVSKVSIPCKKRCYRLYGKEGYPLVDIMTGENEPPPKVGERILCRHPFNESKRAYVVPQHVEELMKCFWPGKSGKDREELPPIKSIRERCIKQLDQMRPDHMRRLNPTPYKVSVSAKLYDFIHFLWLNEAPVGELQ, encoded by the exons ATGGCGGGGGAGGCGAATGGCGTCGGGGAAGAGGAGAGACAGTCCGGAAGCATCGACGGGCCTACCAATCCCATGGTGACGCCGCTACTGACGGATCTTTATCAGTTTACGATGGCCTATGCGTATTGGAAAGGAGGCAAGCACAACGAACGGGCAGT GTTTGACTTGTATTTTCGGAGGAACCCTTTTGGTGGTGAATATACAGTTTTTGCTGGTCTAGAAGAGTGCATAAAGCTAATTGCTAATTTTAAATTTACGGAAGATGAGATTGCCTTTGTCCAATCATCTTTGCCCCCAACATGTGAG GTTGGCTTCTATGACTATCTGAGGAGACTAGATTGTTCAGATGTGGAGATATATGCTTTTTCTGAAGGTTGTGTTGTGTTTCCAAGGATGCCATTGATGAGAGTTGAAGGACCAGTAGCA GTGGTTCAACTGCTTGAAACCCCACTTTTAAACCTAGTAAATTATGCATCTTTAGTAGCTACAAATGCTGCAAGGCATCGCTTTGTTGCTGGAAAGTCCAAACTACTTCTTGAATTTGGTCTGCGACGATCACAG GGACCTGATGGCGGTATAGGTGCCTCAAAGTACTGTTACATGGGTGGATTTGATGCGACAAG CAATGTTGCTGCTGGGAAATTATTTGGAATACCACTTCGTGGAACACATTCCCATGCATTTGTCAGCTCTTTTCTG AGCTTTGATGAGATCACCAAGAAGTCACTTCATAGTTCTGATGGCTCAAATGTTTGTGACGATTTTGTTAGTTTGGTGCACTCTTGGTTAAGAAAATTGAAG TTTTCAGATTTATTGGACAGTATTTTTGGCGAAACAAATCAAAGTGAGCTGGCTGCTTTCATCTCGTATGCTCTTGCCTTTCCAACAAACTTTTTGGCCCTTGTCGACACGTATGAC GTAATGAGAAGTGGTATTCCTAATTTTTGTGCAGTGGCTCTAGCTCTAGACGAATTGGG GTATAAAGCAATAGGAATCAGACTTGACTCCGGTGATCTTGCCTACCAGTCATGTGAGGCCCGAAATTTTTTTCGGGTGATTGAGAAGGAATTTGGAGTTTGGGATTTCGGAAAGATGAGCATCACTGCTAGCAATGACCTCAATGAAGAAACTTTAGATGCTTTAAACAAACAG GGTCATGAAGTTGATGCGTTTGGAATTGGGACTCATTTGGTCACGTGTTATGCTCAACCTGCCTTAGGTGTTGTTTTCAAACTGGTTGAAATAAACAACCAGCCCCGTATAAAACTTTCTGAAGATGTCTCAAAG GTCTCCATTCCATGCAAAAAAAGATGTTACAGATTATATGGGAAGGAAGGGTACCCTCTTGTGGATATTATGACCGGGGAAAATGAACCACCTCCCAAG GTAGGTGAAAGAATTTTGTGTCGCCATCCATTCAATGAATCCAAGAGAGCATATGTGGTGCCACAGCATGTTGAGGAGCTTATGAAATGTTTTTGGCCCGGTAAATCAG GAAAAGATAGAGAAGAGTTACCGCCCATAAAATCTATCAGAGAACGATGCATTAAACAACTGGATCAGATGCGACCCGACCACATGAGAAGGTTGAACCCAACACCTTACAAG GTTAGTGTAAGTGCaaaattatatgatttcatTCATTTCTTGTGGCTCAATGAAGCACCAGTCGGAGAGCTGCAGTGA
- the LOC140838234 gene encoding histone-lysine N-methyltransferase CLF isoform X1 produces the protein MPPTMSAPKASPSTSGSYPAITGQQESIPPPREVSAVVDSFRKQVALDRSVYIKKRMEENTVKVLDVTKDLYMLTTERRNLKIIGTDRSVDLLAKRQKDAIDMHNGIGTSNGDDESSSSQEDGYASSAILLGSSIAVRNAVRPIKLPEVKKVPPYTAWIFLDRNQRMTEDQSVVGRRRIYYDQNGGEALICSDSEEEANEDEDEKKEFAESEDYILRNTIKEMGLSDVTFDLLAQCLSRKSCEIKGRFEDLIKNETAICHMSNGHVEGFVNPYVDKDLDAALDSFDNLFCRRCLVFDCKLHGCSQDLIFPAEKQLSCYPDAEKEPCGPHCHRLVLKLEGNATASSGQAIYEEQFDPAPTAAAMQVQKRKHVGPSDRKKSKSCQSESASSSDIKQVTDITSSLRSTSSGKSGSEKRSSKRIAENVLVAKTKKQKKIAASDSDSVAGCGLSLKSLNLRSSSCRENEDTRSSQKVLSTSSRKSRRIQSSVLDFDKSLLGEAASGASNETESNQPLTSSGDTLKKEEFVDDNMYKQVVIDSKCWKTFEKALYEKGIEIFGRNSCLIARNLMNGLKNCSEVFQYMHLSEKDIFSRASNGTTLTDGYLKADGNETVSNGARRRSRFLRRKGRVRRLKYTWKSAGYQSFRKRISERKDQPCRQYNPCGCQSACGKECPCLVNGTCCEKYCGCPKSCKNRFRGCHCAKSQCRSRQCPCFAADRECDPDVCRNCWISCGDGTLGVPSQRGDNYECRNMKLLLKQQQRVLLGRSDVSGWGAFLKNSVGKHEYLGEYTGELISHREADKRGKIYDRENSSFLFNLNDQFVLDAYRKGDKLKFANHSPDPNCYAKVIMVAGDHRVGIFAKERICAGEELFYDYRYEADRAPAWAKKPEASGTKREEGAPSNGRAKKHT, from the exons ATGCCACCGACAATGTCGGCTCCCAAAGCCTCCCCCTCCACCTCCGGATCCTACCCCGCG ATCACTGGGCAGCAAGAATCAATTCCGCCACCCCGAGAAGTTTCAGCAGTCGTTGATTCTTTTAGGAAGCAAGTTGCTTTAGACCGCTCTGTCTATATAAAG AAACGTATGGAGGAAAACACAGTTAAAGTTCTTGATGTTACAAAAGATCTTTATATGCTGACAACGGaaagaagaaatttaaagattatcGGCACCGATCGAAGTGTGGATTTACTGGCAAAGAGGCAGAAGGATGCAATTGATATGCATAATGGTATTGGCACCAGCAATGGAGATGATGAAAGCAGTAGCTCTCAAGAAGATGGATATGCCTCTTCAGCAATACTTTTAGGATCAAGTATTGCAGTCAGGAATGCGGTTCGTCCCATAAAGCTGCCTGAAGTGAAAAAAGTACCACCATATACAGCATGGATCTTTTTGGATAG AAATCAGAGAATGACCGAGGATCAGTCGGTGGTTGGTAGAAGAAGAATCTATTACGACCAGAATGGTGGTGAAGCTCTAATTTGTAGCGACAGTGAAGAAGAAGCAAATGAGGATGAAGATGAAAAGAAAGAGTTTGCAGAATCTGAAGATTATATTCTCCG AAATACCATAAAAGAAATGGGTCTATCTGATGTCACATTCGATTTGTTGGCCCAATGTCTATCAAGAAAATCTTGCGAGATTAAG GGAAGATTTGAAGATCTTATCAAGAACGAGACTGCTATTTGTCATATGAGCAATGGACATGTTGAAGGATTTGTGAATCCATATGTTGATAAAGATCTCGATGCTGCTTTAGATTCATTTGACAATCTCTTTTGTCGACGTTGCCTT GTTTTTGATTGTAAACTACATGGATGTTCACAGGATCTTATCTTTCCT GCTGAGAAACAACTTTCATGTTATCCTGATGCTGAGAAGGAACCATGTGGGCCACACTGTCACCGGCTT GTCCTTAAATTAGAGGGTAATGCCACAGCGAGCTCTGGGCAGGCAATTTATGAAGAACAATTTGACCCAGCACCTACCGCTGCTGCTATGCAAGTGCAAAAGAGGAAGCATGTAGGTCCATCTGACAGGAAGAAATCAAAGTCTTGCCAAAGTGAAAGTGCTTCTTCCTCAGATATTAAACAAGTTACTGATATCACTTCATCACTGAGGAGTACATCTTCCGGAAAATCAGGGAGTGAAAAAAGGAGTAGCAAGAGAATAGCAGAAAATGTTCTGGTGGCTAAAACGAAAAAGCAGAAGAAAATTGCTGCATCTGATTCTGACTCTGTTGCAGGTTGTGGTCTCAGTTTGAAAAGTTTGAATCTTCGGAGCAGTTCATGTCGAGAAAATGAAGACACCCGGTCTTCTCAGAAAGTGTTATCCACAAGTTCTAGAAAGTCAAGAAGAATACAGTCCTCAGTACTGGATTTTGACAAGTCTTTGCTGGGAGAGGCTGCCAGTGGGGCATCAAATGAGACTGAGAGTAACCAACCTCTGACTAGTAGTGGTGACACCTTGAAGAAAGAAGAGtttgttgatgataatatgtataaACAAGTGGTAATTGATAGTAAATGCTGGAAAACATTTGAGAAGGCTCTGTATGAGAAGGGCATTGAGATTTTTGGACGCAACAG CTGTTTGATAGCTAGGAATCTTATGAATGGCCTGAAAAACTGTTCAGAAGTCTTCCAATACATGCATCTTTCAGAGAAGGATATATTCTCTCGAGCCAGTAATGGGACGACACTAACAGATGGTTACTTAAAGGCTGATGGTAATGAAACTGTG AGTAATGGAGCACGAAGAAGGTCGAGATTTTTACGCAGAAAAGGTAGAGTTCGTCGCCTAAAGTACACATGGAAATCTGCAGGTTACCAATCATTCAGGAAGCGAATTTCTGAAAGGAAGGACCAGCCTTGTCGACAGTACAATCCATGCGGATGTCAATCTGCATGTGGAAAAGAGTGTCCATGTCTTGTTAATGGTACCTGCTGTGAAAAATATTGCGG ATGTCCAAAGAGTTGCAAGAATAGATTTAGAGGCTGTCATTGTGCCAAGAGCCAGTGTCGTAGTCGTCAATGCCCTTGCTTTGCTGCTGACAGAGAGTGTGATCCAGATGTATGCCGAAATTGTTGGATCAG TTGTGGCGATGGCACCCTTGGGGTGCCTTCTCAAAGAGGTGATAATTACGAATGCAGGAATATGAAGCTTCTTCTGAAACAACAGCAGAGG GTTTTACTGGGGAGATCTGACGTATCAGGTTGGGGAGCATTCTTGAAG AATAGCGTCGGTAAGCATGAATATCTTGGAGAGTACACTGGTGAACTAATATCACACCGTGAAGCCGACAAGCGTGGGAAGATATATGATCGTGAAAATTCTTCATTTCTCTTTAACCTAAATGACCAG TTTGTGCTTGATGCTTATCGGAAGGGCGACAAATTGAAGTTTGCTAACCATTCACCAGATCCAAATTGCTATGCAAAG GTCATTATGGTGGCAGGAGATCACAGAGTAGGTATATTTGCCAAAGAGCGAATTTGTGCTGGAGaagaattattttatgattatCGTTATGAAGCAGACAGAGCTCCAGCATGGGCGAAAAAGCCTGAGGCGTCTGGTACTAAGAGAGAAGAAGGGGCTCCTTCAAATGGTCGCGCCAAGAAGCACACGTAA
- the LOC140838234 gene encoding histone-lysine N-methyltransferase CLF isoform X2 — translation MTEDQSVVGRRRIYYDQNGGEALICSDSEEEANEDEDEKKEFAESEDYILRNTIKEMGLSDVTFDLLAQCLSRKSCEIKGRFEDLIKNETAICHMSNGHVEGFVNPYVDKDLDAALDSFDNLFCRRCLVFDCKLHGCSQDLIFPAEKQLSCYPDAEKEPCGPHCHRLVLKLEGNATASSGQAIYEEQFDPAPTAAAMQVQKRKHVGPSDRKKSKSCQSESASSSDIKQVTDITSSLRSTSSGKSGSEKRSSKRIAENVLVAKTKKQKKIAASDSDSVAGCGLSLKSLNLRSSSCRENEDTRSSQKVLSTSSRKSRRIQSSVLDFDKSLLGEAASGASNETESNQPLTSSGDTLKKEEFVDDNMYKQVVIDSKCWKTFEKALYEKGIEIFGRNSCLIARNLMNGLKNCSEVFQYMHLSEKDIFSRASNGTTLTDGYLKADGNETVSNGARRRSRFLRRKGRVRRLKYTWKSAGYQSFRKRISERKDQPCRQYNPCGCQSACGKECPCLVNGTCCEKYCGCPKSCKNRFRGCHCAKSQCRSRQCPCFAADRECDPDVCRNCWISCGDGTLGVPSQRGDNYECRNMKLLLKQQQRVLLGRSDVSGWGAFLKNSVGKHEYLGEYTGELISHREADKRGKIYDRENSSFLFNLNDQFVLDAYRKGDKLKFANHSPDPNCYAKVIMVAGDHRVGIFAKERICAGEELFYDYRYEADRAPAWAKKPEASGTKREEGAPSNGRAKKHT, via the exons ATGACCGAGGATCAGTCGGTGGTTGGTAGAAGAAGAATCTATTACGACCAGAATGGTGGTGAAGCTCTAATTTGTAGCGACAGTGAAGAAGAAGCAAATGAGGATGAAGATGAAAAGAAAGAGTTTGCAGAATCTGAAGATTATATTCTCCG AAATACCATAAAAGAAATGGGTCTATCTGATGTCACATTCGATTTGTTGGCCCAATGTCTATCAAGAAAATCTTGCGAGATTAAG GGAAGATTTGAAGATCTTATCAAGAACGAGACTGCTATTTGTCATATGAGCAATGGACATGTTGAAGGATTTGTGAATCCATATGTTGATAAAGATCTCGATGCTGCTTTAGATTCATTTGACAATCTCTTTTGTCGACGTTGCCTT GTTTTTGATTGTAAACTACATGGATGTTCACAGGATCTTATCTTTCCT GCTGAGAAACAACTTTCATGTTATCCTGATGCTGAGAAGGAACCATGTGGGCCACACTGTCACCGGCTT GTCCTTAAATTAGAGGGTAATGCCACAGCGAGCTCTGGGCAGGCAATTTATGAAGAACAATTTGACCCAGCACCTACCGCTGCTGCTATGCAAGTGCAAAAGAGGAAGCATGTAGGTCCATCTGACAGGAAGAAATCAAAGTCTTGCCAAAGTGAAAGTGCTTCTTCCTCAGATATTAAACAAGTTACTGATATCACTTCATCACTGAGGAGTACATCTTCCGGAAAATCAGGGAGTGAAAAAAGGAGTAGCAAGAGAATAGCAGAAAATGTTCTGGTGGCTAAAACGAAAAAGCAGAAGAAAATTGCTGCATCTGATTCTGACTCTGTTGCAGGTTGTGGTCTCAGTTTGAAAAGTTTGAATCTTCGGAGCAGTTCATGTCGAGAAAATGAAGACACCCGGTCTTCTCAGAAAGTGTTATCCACAAGTTCTAGAAAGTCAAGAAGAATACAGTCCTCAGTACTGGATTTTGACAAGTCTTTGCTGGGAGAGGCTGCCAGTGGGGCATCAAATGAGACTGAGAGTAACCAACCTCTGACTAGTAGTGGTGACACCTTGAAGAAAGAAGAGtttgttgatgataatatgtataaACAAGTGGTAATTGATAGTAAATGCTGGAAAACATTTGAGAAGGCTCTGTATGAGAAGGGCATTGAGATTTTTGGACGCAACAG CTGTTTGATAGCTAGGAATCTTATGAATGGCCTGAAAAACTGTTCAGAAGTCTTCCAATACATGCATCTTTCAGAGAAGGATATATTCTCTCGAGCCAGTAATGGGACGACACTAACAGATGGTTACTTAAAGGCTGATGGTAATGAAACTGTG AGTAATGGAGCACGAAGAAGGTCGAGATTTTTACGCAGAAAAGGTAGAGTTCGTCGCCTAAAGTACACATGGAAATCTGCAGGTTACCAATCATTCAGGAAGCGAATTTCTGAAAGGAAGGACCAGCCTTGTCGACAGTACAATCCATGCGGATGTCAATCTGCATGTGGAAAAGAGTGTCCATGTCTTGTTAATGGTACCTGCTGTGAAAAATATTGCGG ATGTCCAAAGAGTTGCAAGAATAGATTTAGAGGCTGTCATTGTGCCAAGAGCCAGTGTCGTAGTCGTCAATGCCCTTGCTTTGCTGCTGACAGAGAGTGTGATCCAGATGTATGCCGAAATTGTTGGATCAG TTGTGGCGATGGCACCCTTGGGGTGCCTTCTCAAAGAGGTGATAATTACGAATGCAGGAATATGAAGCTTCTTCTGAAACAACAGCAGAGG GTTTTACTGGGGAGATCTGACGTATCAGGTTGGGGAGCATTCTTGAAG AATAGCGTCGGTAAGCATGAATATCTTGGAGAGTACACTGGTGAACTAATATCACACCGTGAAGCCGACAAGCGTGGGAAGATATATGATCGTGAAAATTCTTCATTTCTCTTTAACCTAAATGACCAG TTTGTGCTTGATGCTTATCGGAAGGGCGACAAATTGAAGTTTGCTAACCATTCACCAGATCCAAATTGCTATGCAAAG GTCATTATGGTGGCAGGAGATCACAGAGTAGGTATATTTGCCAAAGAGCGAATTTGTGCTGGAGaagaattattttatgattatCGTTATGAAGCAGACAGAGCTCCAGCATGGGCGAAAAAGCCTGAGGCGTCTGGTACTAAGAGAGAAGAAGGGGCTCCTTCAAATGGTCGCGCCAAGAAGCACACGTAA